The genomic segment ACTCACCGTGGCTAAACGTTTTTTTACTTCTTCAACTTTTTGTTGCATCTCTTGCAACTGTTTCCATTTGTCTTTTAATCCTCCGAACATAGCTATACAAATTAGCAGGTAAAGTTAAAAATTTTCGGCAATTATAAACATTTCTCTCCGTTTGAAATTACCGGCGCATTTTGCGGCGTTTGTTAAAATACGTTCTTATGATATAATCAAACCCTTCATCAATAAATGCAGGATGATAATCTCCGTTATATTGAATTATGCGGTTCTCAATTTCATGAATAAACGCCTGCATCGCACTCTTGTATTCCGTTTGAAGTTCATGTGGATTTAATTTAATTTCTTGTTTTTGCTCCAGATCAATAAACTTGTAAAAATTGCCCGGATAATCCAAATTGATTTCATGTCTTTTTTCCATTACATGAAATATCACTACCTCATTTTGTTGAAAATGCAAGTGATGTAAAGCATCAAAAAATGACTCCTTATTATCATAAATGTCCAATAAATCCGAAAAAACCACAACCAATGATCTTTTCGGAATTCTTTCGGCCAGGTAATGCAAATGATCCGGTAAATTGGCTACATGACCTCCTTTGGAGTCAAAATTGCTATTCCACTGTTCCAATAATTTTTGATAAAATAATTTAAAATGATACGGTGAAGATTTTGCAGGTAAAAACTCTTCCAACCTGTCGCTGACAAATGCCAATCCAACTGCATCACGTTGTTTTCTCAGTAATTGCGCAATAACGGCTGTTGCCAGTATGGAAAATTGAAGTTTGTTCATTTTTTCCAAGGTCACTTGCTTGTTTCGTTTCTCAGCAGGAAAATGCATTGATGCTGTGGTGTCAATCAATATATAAGCCCGGAGGTTTGTTTCTTCTTCGTATTTTTTGACAAAAAGTTTATCCGAACGGGCATACAATTTCCAGTCAATGTGTTTTATTGATTCTCCCGGATAATAATTCCTGTGCTCAGAAAATTCTACAGAAAACCCTTGATAAGGACTTGCATGCATTCCGGTCAGGTATCCACTGACTAATTTATTGGCAAGCCATTCAAGCGGATTATATTGTTGAATTTGTTGTTCGAAACCCGGTATAGGCATTTTTTGTATCCAAAATTATGATGTATAATTGAATTTTCGCAAAAATAAATTTTCTTTAAAAGAATATAAAAATGATTATGCGAAAAACACAAATACATTATTCGTCATTTCAAACAAATTGCATTTCCTGTGATCACATATTTTGAGCAAATTTAAAAGGATTTTTGGTAGTTAATAGTTAAAATATTGAAAAGCACATAAATTAAATAACTTTTTGTTTTTCTTTTAGAATTTTCTTTTTATTTCGTTAGCACTTATCAAATAAAATATGTTGTTTCGTCAAATTCTCAATTTAATTTTCTAAAAAAGATTGTTGTTGTCATTTTATTTTTGCCATTAAATAATTTTTTCTATGTTTGCTCATCTTTCAAAAATCATTTATGGAATGAAAATTCAAAGTTTGATTGTAGCCGGCTTGCTTTTCAGCATTTTTTCATGTAGCGGACCTCAAGAAGACCATTCGCTTGATCTGACCTTGGATTCTACAAAATCGACGAATGAAACAAAAGAGATTAGTGATGATTTATATTTTCAAGAAATTGATCCTGACTCGATTCAACCGCTGCCTTCCCCGCTTCAAATTGTCATGCGGTTTAAACAAACCGGCATGAAATATGACCACCGCTTGCCATACAAACCTGAGAATTTGGCCAACGCTGAAAGGTATTTCGACAGATTGATTTTAAATGGATTTTTAAGTGCCGATTTTGTGTATTTGGTTGCCAACAAACAAACGGGTGAATGTCCAAAATACATTAAAGCATTGAGAGACAATTCTGCGGCCATTGGCTTTGGTGACATAGTGAATACGGAATACAATATAAAGAGAATTGAAAACAACTTAAACAACATTGATTCGATAGCGTATATTGCCTCAGAGATTCAAATGAATACGGATCGATATTTCCGTGAGAACAACGATTACCTGAGAGGATTGATTGTATTTTCCGGTGCCTGGATTGAAACGTTACATCTTGTATTAAACAGTCCTGATTTAAATGATAATTTCGATGCAGTCAGGGCTATTTCCGACCAACTGGATGTTGCCAATCATATTTTGGAAAATTTTCAACTTTTTAAAATAGATTCATCTAAAGAGATTTCTCAATTAAAACAACATATTCAATCCATAAAATTGCGCTTGGAGATTTTGCATGATTATACCGAGAAAGAAGATTTGGTGATGTGGAAAAAAGAACTGGACAACTTAAAAAATACGGTCGAATCCATTAGAAATTATTATATCATACAATGAAAAGCGTAACAGAAATTATATTAAGGTTTAGATTATTGTTATTGATTGTCGCTTTCCCTGTATTTTCTCAAGAGTGCGACATGAAAAATGAAGAGATTCAACAATATCTGGGTTCATATCTCTATGACAATGTCAAAACCAATCAATTGATTAGTGCCGGCAGTAAATACAAAGAAGAGTTTACTTTAAAACTTTTTGAAAACACTTTATATAAGTTTGTTTGGGTTTTGAAAGAATTTCCCAGAGAAGCCATTATTAATCTTTACTCGCTCGATAAGAAAAATAATAAAAAATTAATCTACTCCTCGATTGGAAAAAAACGCGACAAAGGTTACCTTGAATTTTTACTGTCCAATCCACCCAATCATGTAGTTGTCGAATATGTCATTCCTCCTTCTTCAAAAGGATGTGTTTCTTTAATTGTCGGCTTCAATTTAAAAAATGATTGGTAATTTTGCTGCATGCACGAAAGCCAACCCATCAACCTTATAGCAAAATACAATATACCGGGACCAAGATACACAAGTTATCCTACTGTTCCCTTCTGGGATACCGCTTCTTTTGATCTTGTCGAATGGAAAAAAAGATTGGTGGAATCGTTTGATCAATCAAACAAAGTTAACGGTATCAGTTTATACATTCATTTGCCTTTTTGCGAAAATCTATGCACATTTTGCGGATGCAACAAAAGAATCACCAAAAACCACTCGGTTGAAGAACCATACATTGATGCCTTAATACAAGAATGGCAATTATATCTGAATATTTTCGGAGCACGCCCCATAATCAAGGAAATACACTTGGGTGGAGGCACACCGACTTTTTTCAAACCTGATAATTTAAAACGTCTATTGGAAACTATATTCTCCACCGCAGAAATTGCCTCCAATCCTTTGTTTGGATTTGAAGCCCATCCCAACCATACGAGCAAACAACATCTGGATACTTTATACCAACTGGGATTTCGAAGAATCAGTTTTGGTGTTCAGGAATACGATCCCGATGTACAAAAAGCCATCAACCGTATTCAACCATTTGAAATTGTCAAAAAAGTCACTTTTGAAGCAAGGGAAACAGGTTACACATCTGTCAGCCATGATTTGGTTTTCGGACTTCCAAAACAAAAATCCGAACACATTTTAGATACCGTAGAAAAAACTATCTCACTTAAACCCGACAGAATATCTTTTTACAGTTATGCACATGTTCCCTGGATTAAAGGCACCGGTCAAAGAGGATTTTCGGAAAGTGATCTGCCCGATCCTGTTTATAAAAGACAATTGTATGAAACCGGAAGGGAAATGTTTCAAAATGCAGGTTATGTGGAAATAGGCATGGATCACTTTGCTTTGCCTCACGACTCTTTGTATATTGCATCACAAAATGGTCATCTGCACAGAAATTTCATGGGTTATACCGAAAGTTACACACGTTTAATGATTGGTCTGGGCGTTTCATCCATCGGAGATACCTGGACCGCTTTTGGTCAAAATGAAAAAAATTTAGAAGATTATTATCAAAAAATTTCTTTGAAGGAATTTCCCGTGTATCGTGGTCATTTACTAAATGATGAAGATTTGATATTCAGAAAACATATTCTCAATTTGATGTGCCGTTTTGAAACACATTGGGACTCTGATGAATTTGGCAAAGAACAACAAGAACTAATTTTTGAAAAACTTCAAGAACCTCTTAAAGATGGTCTGATTGTTTTGAATGAAAACTCTGTGACTGTTCTCCCGCAAGGCCGACCATTTATTCGTAATATCTGTATGGCTTTTGACTTGTATTTACACAGACAAAATCCAAAAGAAAGAATTTTTTCGATGACCGTATGAAAGATAAAGTTGATGTATTGGTGGTTGGTGGTGGGATATCCGGGATTGCTTGTGCGTATTTTGCAACAAAAAAATTTTCCAATGTTTTATTGATAAATGATTCCCCAAAATTGGGCGGATACATTCAATCGTTCAAAACGGATGATTTTTTGCTTGAATGCGGTCCGAATACTTTGATGTTAAAAAACCAACTATTATT from the Vicingaceae bacterium genome contains:
- the hemN gene encoding coproporphyrinogen-III oxidase; this encodes MHESQPINLIAKYNIPGPRYTSYPTVPFWDTASFDLVEWKKRLVESFDQSNKVNGISLYIHLPFCENLCTFCGCNKRITKNHSVEEPYIDALIQEWQLYLNIFGARPIIKEIHLGGGTPTFFKPDNLKRLLETIFSTAEIASNPLFGFEAHPNHTSKQHLDTLYQLGFRRISFGVQEYDPDVQKAINRIQPFEIVKKVTFEARETGYTSVSHDLVFGLPKQKSEHILDTVEKTISLKPDRISFYSYAHVPWIKGTGQRGFSESDLPDPVYKRQLYETGREMFQNAGYVEIGMDHFALPHDSLYIASQNGHLHRNFMGYTESYTRLMIGLGVSSIGDTWTAFGQNEKNLEDYYQKISLKEFPVYRGHLLNDEDLIFRKHILNLMCRFETHWDSDEFGKEQQELIFEKLQEPLKDGLIVLNENSVTVLPQGRPFIRNICMAFDLYLHRQNPKERIFSMTV